In Clupea harengus chromosome 1, Ch_v2.0.2, whole genome shotgun sequence, one DNA window encodes the following:
- the mgrn1b gene encoding E3 ubiquitin-protein ligase MGRN1b isoform X1 gives MLICWQEGVSSLHLPSSPIINKNKMGSILSRRIAGVEDIDIQANSAYRFPPKSGNYFASHFFMGGEKFDTPHPEGYLFGENMDLNFLGNRPVQFPYVTPAPHEPVKTLRSLVNIRKDSLRLVRYKDDADSPTEEEAKPKVLYGVEFTFDSDARVAITIYCQAFEEFSNGMAVYTPKVPTLVSETVHHKRGVSQQFSLPSFKIDFTEWKEEDLNFDLDRGVFPIVIQAVVDEGDDCIGHAHVLLAAFERHMDGSFSVKPLKQKQIVDRVSYLLQEIYGIENKNNQETKPSDDENSDNSNECVVCLSDLRDTLILPCRHLCLCNSCADTLRYQANNCPICRLPFRALLQIRAVRKKSGTLSPVSFSPVLAQNMDHDEHSSTDSVPPGFEPISLLEAMNGLRPVSPGIPSAPLYDEINFSGSVGGDSRPHSPSELSGDSALQKGKVSKSPDSTLRSPSSPIQEEDEEKLSELSDAQPHPTLSSSPVPTEQATATEDIPLQSITPDDEEGLMSEQEILQDCSSEHSSLTKTDSDPPGDLSLPGSSESTESLKSESTNGSSQPLLCPQSGLHMEDE, from the exons ATG CTAATTTGCTGGCAAGAGGGGGTTTCTTCATTGCATCTGCCATCCAGCCCGATTAtaaacaagaacaaaatggGCTCAATACTTAGTCGGAGGATCGCGGGTGTTGAGGATATTGACATCCAGGCTAACTCGGCATACAGATTCCCACCTAAATCAG GGAACTATTTTGCCAGTCACTTTTTCATGGGAGGGGAGAAGTTTGACACACCTCATCCAGAAGGCTACCTGTTTGGAGAAAATATGGATTTAAATTTCCTTGGAAATCGTCCTGTACAG TTCCCTTATGTTACGCCAGCACCTCATGAGCCAGTTAAAACTCTGAGGAGTCTCGTCAACATCAGGAAAGACTCCCTGCGTCTTGTAAG GTACAAAGATGATGCTGACAGTCCCACAGAAGAAGAGGCCAAGCCCAAGGTTCTGTATGGGGTTGAGTTCACCTTCGATTCAGATGCACGAGTGGCCATCACCATCTACTGCCAGGCATTTGAAGAATTCAGCAATGGAATGGCTGT GTACACCCCAAAGGTTCCCACATTGGTTTCTGAGACGGTGCACCACAAAAGAGGAGTGAGCCAGCAGTTTTCTTTGCCGTCCTTCAAAATTGATTTCACTGAATGGAAGGAGGAGGAT CTAAATTTTGATCTGGACAGAGGTGTCTTCCCCATAGTAATCCAAGCTGTGGTAGATGAGGGGGATG attgcattggACATGCACATGTATTGCTGGCGGCCTTTGAGAGG cacaTGGACGGCAGCTTCTCTGTGAAACCTTTAAAGCAGAAACAAATT GTTGACCGAGTGAGCTATTTACTGCAGGAGATCTACGGGATCGAGAACAAAAATAACCAAGAGACCAAG CCTTCAGATGACGAGAACAGTGACAACAGCAacgagtgtgtggtgtgtctgtcgGACCTGCGCGACACCCTCATCTTGCCCTGCAGGCACCTGTGCCTCTGCAACTCCTGTGCGGACACTCTGCGCTACCAGGCCAACAACTGTCCCATCTGCCGCCTGC CATTCAGAGCCCTGCTGCAGATCCGCGCTGTGAGGAAGAAGTCTGGAACTCTTTCCCCAGTCTCCTTTAGCCCTGTGCTAGCTCAGAACATGGACCACGATGAACACTCA AGCACAGACTCCGTTCCTCCTGGATTTGAGCCCATCTCGCTGCTGGAGGCGATGAATGGCCTGCGGCCCGTATCTCCAGGGATCCCCTCCGCCCCCCTCTATGATGAGATCAACTTCTCCGGCAGCGTAGGCGGGGATAGCAGGCCACACAGCCCTTCGGAGCTATCGGGGGACAGCGCTCTGCAGAAGGGCAAAGTCAGCAAGTCACCTGACAG cacTCTCCGGTCCCCATCCTCACCCAtccaggaggaggatgaagagaaactGTCGGAGCTGTCCGACGCCCAGCCTCACCCAACCCTGTCCAGCAGCCCAGTGCCCACAGAG CAGGCCACTGCAACAGAGGATATCCCACTCCAGTCCATCACGCCTGACGATG AGGAAGGTCTGATGTCTGAACAGGAGATCTTACAAGACTGCAGCAGCGAGCACAGCAGCCTGACCAAGACGGATAGTGACCCTCCAGGAGACCTTTCCCTCCCAG GGTCGTCAGAGTCCACGGAGAGCCTGAAGAGCGAGAGCACCAACGGCTCCAGCCAGCCTCTCCTGTGCCCTCAAAGCGGTTTGCACATGGAGGACGAATAG
- the LOC105907854 gene encoding forkhead box protein J1-B-like: MPVQGCQDMAKFKRKWMMLHQEEESASTAHLDDSLTSLQWLQGFSIPGANAESLPGSRCHPQHLLEIQREGTDSPASPTAAMMAPQGSGCLTSPTVSISPSSYSCSPQKEEASQGDHHHFTVAASSNKKIDYKTNSQVKPPYSYATLICMAMQASTKNKITLSAIYNWVIENFCYYRHTEPSWQNSIRHNLSLNKCFKKVPRQKDEPGKGGFWQIDPQYADMFVDGIFRRKRTPAHLSIPKQNPQKHLQTLHGDQHHRGMEYVRKRKHGHSNDGQNWVQKSPLLAQEIRASSDSWASDVCDDDRRGQTFDDLELNAALQSLSKEMEDYPPGWHVAGHGNWCVAGPEMTPRFMEVNPVGLADCPGVNQQHVHGMQLSVTPPQYYEELTLFSDQQPHPWDCMREEVQAVPVSVENGVSVYDGFFYDVQSWDRMEPYLHV; this comes from the exons ATGCCAGTGCAAGGCTGTCAGGACATGGCGAAGTTCAAGAGGAAATGGATGATGCTTCaccaggaggaagagagtgccAGCACAGCGCATTTGGACGATAGTCTCACTAGCCTGCAGTGGCTTCAGGGTTTTTCAATTCCAGGTGCTAACGCGGAGAGTCTCCCTGGCTCCAGATGCCAtccacagcacctgctggagataCAGCGTGAAGGCACGGACTCCCCAGCCAGCCCCACAGCTGCCATGATGGCACCACAAGGGTCTGGGTGTCTCACGTCACCCACCGTCTCAATCAGCCCAAGTAGTTACAGCTGTTCACCTCAGAAGGAAGAGGCAAGTCAGGGTGATCATCACCACTTCACGGTGGCTGCCAGCTCAAATAAGAAGATTGACTACAAAACAAATTCACAAGTGAAACCTCCTTACTCGTATGCCACACTCATCTGCATGGCCATGCAAGCCAGCacgaaaaacaaaatcactcTCTCAGCCATTTACAACTGGGTCATTGAGAATTTCTGCTATTACAGGCACACAGAGCCAAGCTGGCAG AATTCCATTCGCCACAATCTCTCCCTCAACAAGTGTTTCAAGAAGGTGCCAAGACAGAAAGATGAACCTGGAAAAGGAGGGTTCTGGCAAATTGATCCTCAGTATGCGGACATGTTTGTTGATGGCATCTTTAGGCGCAAGCGAACACCTGCTCATCTGAGTATCCCAAAACAGAATCCTCAGAAACACCTACAGACCCTACACGGGGATCAGCATCACAGAGGGATGGAGTATGTAAGAAAGCGCAAACATGGTCATTCCAATGACGGCCAAAACTGGGTTCAGAAATCCCCACTTCTGGCGCAAGAGATAAGAGCGTCTTCAGACTCTTGGGCTTCAGACGTGTGTGACGATGACAGAAGGGGACAGACTTTTGATGACCTGGAGCTGAATGCCGCTCTGCAGTCGCTGAGCAAAGAGATGGAGGATTACCCGCCGGGTTGGCACGTGGCGGGCCATGGGAACTGGTGTGTGGCCGGTCCAGAGATGACCCCAAGGTTCATGGAGGTCAATCCGGTCGGCCTGGCCGACTGTCCGGGGGTCAACCAGCAGCATGTTCACGGCATGCAGCTGTCCGTCACCCCTCCACAGTACTACGAGGAGCTCACACTGTTCTCAGACCAGCAGCCACACCCCTGGGACTGTATGCGGGAGGAGGTCCAGGCTGTCCCCGTTTCAGTGGAGAATGGGGTCAGCGTCTATGATGGCTTCTTCTATGACGTGCAGTCCTGGGACAGGATGGAGCCCTACCTACATGTATAA
- the mgrn1b gene encoding E3 ubiquitin-protein ligase MGRN1b isoform X2 yields the protein MLICWQEGVSSLHLPSSPIINKNKMGSILSRRIAGVEDIDIQANSAYRFPPKSGNYFASHFFMGGEKFDTPHPEGYLFGENMDLNFLGNRPVQFPYVTPAPHEPVKTLRSLVNIRKDSLRLVRYKDDADSPTEEEAKPKVLYGVEFTFDSDARVAITIYCQAFEEFSNGMAVYTPKVPTLVSETVHHKRGVSQQFSLPSFKIDFTEWKEEDLNFDLDRGVFPIVIQAVVDEGDDCIGHAHVLLAAFERHMDGSFSVKPLKQKQIVDRVSYLLQEIYGIENKNNQETKPSDDENSDNSNECVVCLSDLRDTLILPCRHLCLCNSCADTLRYQANNCPICRLPFRALLQIRAVRKKSGTLSPVSFSPVLAQNMDHDEHSSTDSVPPGFEPISLLEAMNGLRPVSPGIPSAPLYDEINFSGSVGGDSRPHSPSELSGDSALQKGKVSKSPDSTLRSPSSPIQEEDEEKLSELSDAQPHPTLSSSPVPTEATATEDIPLQSITPDDEEGLMSEQEILQDCSSEHSSLTKTDSDPPGDLSLPGSSESTESLKSESTNGSSQPLLCPQSGLHMEDE from the exons ATG CTAATTTGCTGGCAAGAGGGGGTTTCTTCATTGCATCTGCCATCCAGCCCGATTAtaaacaagaacaaaatggGCTCAATACTTAGTCGGAGGATCGCGGGTGTTGAGGATATTGACATCCAGGCTAACTCGGCATACAGATTCCCACCTAAATCAG GGAACTATTTTGCCAGTCACTTTTTCATGGGAGGGGAGAAGTTTGACACACCTCATCCAGAAGGCTACCTGTTTGGAGAAAATATGGATTTAAATTTCCTTGGAAATCGTCCTGTACAG TTCCCTTATGTTACGCCAGCACCTCATGAGCCAGTTAAAACTCTGAGGAGTCTCGTCAACATCAGGAAAGACTCCCTGCGTCTTGTAAG GTACAAAGATGATGCTGACAGTCCCACAGAAGAAGAGGCCAAGCCCAAGGTTCTGTATGGGGTTGAGTTCACCTTCGATTCAGATGCACGAGTGGCCATCACCATCTACTGCCAGGCATTTGAAGAATTCAGCAATGGAATGGCTGT GTACACCCCAAAGGTTCCCACATTGGTTTCTGAGACGGTGCACCACAAAAGAGGAGTGAGCCAGCAGTTTTCTTTGCCGTCCTTCAAAATTGATTTCACTGAATGGAAGGAGGAGGAT CTAAATTTTGATCTGGACAGAGGTGTCTTCCCCATAGTAATCCAAGCTGTGGTAGATGAGGGGGATG attgcattggACATGCACATGTATTGCTGGCGGCCTTTGAGAGG cacaTGGACGGCAGCTTCTCTGTGAAACCTTTAAAGCAGAAACAAATT GTTGACCGAGTGAGCTATTTACTGCAGGAGATCTACGGGATCGAGAACAAAAATAACCAAGAGACCAAG CCTTCAGATGACGAGAACAGTGACAACAGCAacgagtgtgtggtgtgtctgtcgGACCTGCGCGACACCCTCATCTTGCCCTGCAGGCACCTGTGCCTCTGCAACTCCTGTGCGGACACTCTGCGCTACCAGGCCAACAACTGTCCCATCTGCCGCCTGC CATTCAGAGCCCTGCTGCAGATCCGCGCTGTGAGGAAGAAGTCTGGAACTCTTTCCCCAGTCTCCTTTAGCCCTGTGCTAGCTCAGAACATGGACCACGATGAACACTCA AGCACAGACTCCGTTCCTCCTGGATTTGAGCCCATCTCGCTGCTGGAGGCGATGAATGGCCTGCGGCCCGTATCTCCAGGGATCCCCTCCGCCCCCCTCTATGATGAGATCAACTTCTCCGGCAGCGTAGGCGGGGATAGCAGGCCACACAGCCCTTCGGAGCTATCGGGGGACAGCGCTCTGCAGAAGGGCAAAGTCAGCAAGTCACCTGACAG cacTCTCCGGTCCCCATCCTCACCCAtccaggaggaggatgaagagaaactGTCGGAGCTGTCCGACGCCCAGCCTCACCCAACCCTGTCCAGCAGCCCAGTGCCCACAGAG GCCACTGCAACAGAGGATATCCCACTCCAGTCCATCACGCCTGACGATG AGGAAGGTCTGATGTCTGAACAGGAGATCTTACAAGACTGCAGCAGCGAGCACAGCAGCCTGACCAAGACGGATAGTGACCCTCCAGGAGACCTTTCCCTCCCAG GGTCGTCAGAGTCCACGGAGAGCCTGAAGAGCGAGAGCACCAACGGCTCCAGCCAGCCTCTCCTGTGCCCTCAAAGCGGTTTGCACATGGAGGACGAATAG
- the mgrn1b gene encoding E3 ubiquitin-protein ligase MGRN1b isoform X3: protein MLICWQEGVSSLHLPSSPIINKNKMGSILSRRIAGVEDIDIQANSAYRFPPKSGNYFASHFFMGGEKFDTPHPEGYLFGENMDLNFLGNRPVQFPYVTPAPHEPVKTLRSLVNIRKDSLRLVRYKDDADSPTEEEAKPKVLYGVEFTFDSDARVAITIYCQAFEEFSNGMAVYTPKVPTLVSETVHHKRGVSQQFSLPSFKIDFTEWKEEDLNFDLDRGVFPIVIQAVVDEGDDCIGHAHVLLAAFERHMDGSFSVKPLKQKQIVDRVSYLLQEIYGIENKNNQETKPSDDENSDNSNECVVCLSDLRDTLILPCRHLCLCNSCADTLRYQANNCPICRLPFRALLQIRAVRKKSGTLSPVSFSPVLAQNMDHDEHSSTDSVPPGFEPISLLEAMNGLRPVSPGIPSAPLYDEINFSGSVGGDSRPHSPSELSGDSALQKGKVSKSPDSTLRSPSSPIQEEDEEKLSELSDAQPHPTLSSSPVPTEQATATEDIPLQSITPDDEEGLMSEQEILQDCSSEHSSLTKTDSDPPGDLSLPALGPEACSIGMEE from the exons ATG CTAATTTGCTGGCAAGAGGGGGTTTCTTCATTGCATCTGCCATCCAGCCCGATTAtaaacaagaacaaaatggGCTCAATACTTAGTCGGAGGATCGCGGGTGTTGAGGATATTGACATCCAGGCTAACTCGGCATACAGATTCCCACCTAAATCAG GGAACTATTTTGCCAGTCACTTTTTCATGGGAGGGGAGAAGTTTGACACACCTCATCCAGAAGGCTACCTGTTTGGAGAAAATATGGATTTAAATTTCCTTGGAAATCGTCCTGTACAG TTCCCTTATGTTACGCCAGCACCTCATGAGCCAGTTAAAACTCTGAGGAGTCTCGTCAACATCAGGAAAGACTCCCTGCGTCTTGTAAG GTACAAAGATGATGCTGACAGTCCCACAGAAGAAGAGGCCAAGCCCAAGGTTCTGTATGGGGTTGAGTTCACCTTCGATTCAGATGCACGAGTGGCCATCACCATCTACTGCCAGGCATTTGAAGAATTCAGCAATGGAATGGCTGT GTACACCCCAAAGGTTCCCACATTGGTTTCTGAGACGGTGCACCACAAAAGAGGAGTGAGCCAGCAGTTTTCTTTGCCGTCCTTCAAAATTGATTTCACTGAATGGAAGGAGGAGGAT CTAAATTTTGATCTGGACAGAGGTGTCTTCCCCATAGTAATCCAAGCTGTGGTAGATGAGGGGGATG attgcattggACATGCACATGTATTGCTGGCGGCCTTTGAGAGG cacaTGGACGGCAGCTTCTCTGTGAAACCTTTAAAGCAGAAACAAATT GTTGACCGAGTGAGCTATTTACTGCAGGAGATCTACGGGATCGAGAACAAAAATAACCAAGAGACCAAG CCTTCAGATGACGAGAACAGTGACAACAGCAacgagtgtgtggtgtgtctgtcgGACCTGCGCGACACCCTCATCTTGCCCTGCAGGCACCTGTGCCTCTGCAACTCCTGTGCGGACACTCTGCGCTACCAGGCCAACAACTGTCCCATCTGCCGCCTGC CATTCAGAGCCCTGCTGCAGATCCGCGCTGTGAGGAAGAAGTCTGGAACTCTTTCCCCAGTCTCCTTTAGCCCTGTGCTAGCTCAGAACATGGACCACGATGAACACTCA AGCACAGACTCCGTTCCTCCTGGATTTGAGCCCATCTCGCTGCTGGAGGCGATGAATGGCCTGCGGCCCGTATCTCCAGGGATCCCCTCCGCCCCCCTCTATGATGAGATCAACTTCTCCGGCAGCGTAGGCGGGGATAGCAGGCCACACAGCCCTTCGGAGCTATCGGGGGACAGCGCTCTGCAGAAGGGCAAAGTCAGCAAGTCACCTGACAG cacTCTCCGGTCCCCATCCTCACCCAtccaggaggaggatgaagagaaactGTCGGAGCTGTCCGACGCCCAGCCTCACCCAACCCTGTCCAGCAGCCCAGTGCCCACAGAG CAGGCCACTGCAACAGAGGATATCCCACTCCAGTCCATCACGCCTGACGATG AGGAAGGTCTGATGTCTGAACAGGAGATCTTACAAGACTGCAGCAGCGAGCACAGCAGCCTGACCAAGACGGATAGTGACCCTCCAGGAGACCTTTCCCTCCCAG CTCTAGGTCCTGAGGCCTGCTCTATTGGTATGGAAGAGTAA
- the mgrn1b gene encoding E3 ubiquitin-protein ligase MGRN1b isoform X5, which produces MGSILSRRIAGVEDIDIQANSAYRFPPKSGNYFASHFFMGGEKFDTPHPEGYLFGENMDLNFLGNRPVQFPYVTPAPHEPVKTLRSLVNIRKDSLRLVRYKDDADSPTEEEAKPKVLYGVEFTFDSDARVAITIYCQAFEEFSNGMAVYTPKVPTLVSETVHHKRGVSQQFSLPSFKIDFTEWKEEDLNFDLDRGVFPIVIQAVVDEGDDCIGHAHVLLAAFERHMDGSFSVKPLKQKQIVDRVSYLLQEIYGIENKNNQETKPSDDENSDNSNECVVCLSDLRDTLILPCRHLCLCNSCADTLRYQANNCPICRLPFRALLQIRAVRKKSGTLSPVSFSPVLAQNMDHDEHSSTDSVPPGFEPISLLEAMNGLRPVSPGIPSAPLYDEINFSGSVGGDSRPHSPSELSGDSALQKGKVSKSPDSTLRSPSSPIQEEDEEKLSELSDAQPHPTLSSSPVPTEQATATEDIPLQSITPDDEEGLMSEQEILQDCSSEHSSLTKTDSDPPGDLSLPGSSESTESLKSESTNGSSQPLLCPQSGLHMEDE; this is translated from the exons atggGCTCAATACTTAGTCGGAGGATCGCGGGTGTTGAGGATATTGACATCCAGGCTAACTCGGCATACAGATTCCCACCTAAATCAG GGAACTATTTTGCCAGTCACTTTTTCATGGGAGGGGAGAAGTTTGACACACCTCATCCAGAAGGCTACCTGTTTGGAGAAAATATGGATTTAAATTTCCTTGGAAATCGTCCTGTACAG TTCCCTTATGTTACGCCAGCACCTCATGAGCCAGTTAAAACTCTGAGGAGTCTCGTCAACATCAGGAAAGACTCCCTGCGTCTTGTAAG GTACAAAGATGATGCTGACAGTCCCACAGAAGAAGAGGCCAAGCCCAAGGTTCTGTATGGGGTTGAGTTCACCTTCGATTCAGATGCACGAGTGGCCATCACCATCTACTGCCAGGCATTTGAAGAATTCAGCAATGGAATGGCTGT GTACACCCCAAAGGTTCCCACATTGGTTTCTGAGACGGTGCACCACAAAAGAGGAGTGAGCCAGCAGTTTTCTTTGCCGTCCTTCAAAATTGATTTCACTGAATGGAAGGAGGAGGAT CTAAATTTTGATCTGGACAGAGGTGTCTTCCCCATAGTAATCCAAGCTGTGGTAGATGAGGGGGATG attgcattggACATGCACATGTATTGCTGGCGGCCTTTGAGAGG cacaTGGACGGCAGCTTCTCTGTGAAACCTTTAAAGCAGAAACAAATT GTTGACCGAGTGAGCTATTTACTGCAGGAGATCTACGGGATCGAGAACAAAAATAACCAAGAGACCAAG CCTTCAGATGACGAGAACAGTGACAACAGCAacgagtgtgtggtgtgtctgtcgGACCTGCGCGACACCCTCATCTTGCCCTGCAGGCACCTGTGCCTCTGCAACTCCTGTGCGGACACTCTGCGCTACCAGGCCAACAACTGTCCCATCTGCCGCCTGC CATTCAGAGCCCTGCTGCAGATCCGCGCTGTGAGGAAGAAGTCTGGAACTCTTTCCCCAGTCTCCTTTAGCCCTGTGCTAGCTCAGAACATGGACCACGATGAACACTCA AGCACAGACTCCGTTCCTCCTGGATTTGAGCCCATCTCGCTGCTGGAGGCGATGAATGGCCTGCGGCCCGTATCTCCAGGGATCCCCTCCGCCCCCCTCTATGATGAGATCAACTTCTCCGGCAGCGTAGGCGGGGATAGCAGGCCACACAGCCCTTCGGAGCTATCGGGGGACAGCGCTCTGCAGAAGGGCAAAGTCAGCAAGTCACCTGACAG cacTCTCCGGTCCCCATCCTCACCCAtccaggaggaggatgaagagaaactGTCGGAGCTGTCCGACGCCCAGCCTCACCCAACCCTGTCCAGCAGCCCAGTGCCCACAGAG CAGGCCACTGCAACAGAGGATATCCCACTCCAGTCCATCACGCCTGACGATG AGGAAGGTCTGATGTCTGAACAGGAGATCTTACAAGACTGCAGCAGCGAGCACAGCAGCCTGACCAAGACGGATAGTGACCCTCCAGGAGACCTTTCCCTCCCAG GGTCGTCAGAGTCCACGGAGAGCCTGAAGAGCGAGAGCACCAACGGCTCCAGCCAGCCTCTCCTGTGCCCTCAAAGCGGTTTGCACATGGAGGACGAATAG
- the mgrn1b gene encoding E3 ubiquitin-protein ligase MGRN1b isoform X4: MLICWQEGVSSLHLPSSPIINKNKMGSILSRRIAGVEDIDIQANSAYRFPPKSGNYFASHFFMGGEKFDTPHPEGYLFGENMDLNFLGNRPVQFPYVTPAPHEPVKTLRSLVNIRKDSLRLVRYKDDADSPTEEEAKPKVLYGVEFTFDSDARVAITIYCQAFEEFSNGMAVYTPKVPTLVSETVHHKRGVSQQFSLPSFKIDFTEWKEEDLNFDLDRGVFPIVIQAVVDEGDDCIGHAHVLLAAFERHMDGSFSVKPLKQKQIVDRVSYLLQEIYGIENKNNQETKPSDDENSDNSNECVVCLSDLRDTLILPCRHLCLCNSCADTLRYQANNCPICRLPFRALLQIRAVRKKSGTLSPVSFSPVLAQNMDHDEHSSTDSVPPGFEPISLLEAMNGLRPVSPGIPSAPLYDEINFSGSVGGDSRPHSPSELSGDSALQKGKVSKSPDSTLRSPSSPIQEEDEEKLSELSDAQPHPTLSSSPVPTEATATEDIPLQSITPDDEEGLMSEQEILQDCSSEHSSLTKTDSDPPGDLSLPALGPEACSIGMEE, translated from the exons ATG CTAATTTGCTGGCAAGAGGGGGTTTCTTCATTGCATCTGCCATCCAGCCCGATTAtaaacaagaacaaaatggGCTCAATACTTAGTCGGAGGATCGCGGGTGTTGAGGATATTGACATCCAGGCTAACTCGGCATACAGATTCCCACCTAAATCAG GGAACTATTTTGCCAGTCACTTTTTCATGGGAGGGGAGAAGTTTGACACACCTCATCCAGAAGGCTACCTGTTTGGAGAAAATATGGATTTAAATTTCCTTGGAAATCGTCCTGTACAG TTCCCTTATGTTACGCCAGCACCTCATGAGCCAGTTAAAACTCTGAGGAGTCTCGTCAACATCAGGAAAGACTCCCTGCGTCTTGTAAG GTACAAAGATGATGCTGACAGTCCCACAGAAGAAGAGGCCAAGCCCAAGGTTCTGTATGGGGTTGAGTTCACCTTCGATTCAGATGCACGAGTGGCCATCACCATCTACTGCCAGGCATTTGAAGAATTCAGCAATGGAATGGCTGT GTACACCCCAAAGGTTCCCACATTGGTTTCTGAGACGGTGCACCACAAAAGAGGAGTGAGCCAGCAGTTTTCTTTGCCGTCCTTCAAAATTGATTTCACTGAATGGAAGGAGGAGGAT CTAAATTTTGATCTGGACAGAGGTGTCTTCCCCATAGTAATCCAAGCTGTGGTAGATGAGGGGGATG attgcattggACATGCACATGTATTGCTGGCGGCCTTTGAGAGG cacaTGGACGGCAGCTTCTCTGTGAAACCTTTAAAGCAGAAACAAATT GTTGACCGAGTGAGCTATTTACTGCAGGAGATCTACGGGATCGAGAACAAAAATAACCAAGAGACCAAG CCTTCAGATGACGAGAACAGTGACAACAGCAacgagtgtgtggtgtgtctgtcgGACCTGCGCGACACCCTCATCTTGCCCTGCAGGCACCTGTGCCTCTGCAACTCCTGTGCGGACACTCTGCGCTACCAGGCCAACAACTGTCCCATCTGCCGCCTGC CATTCAGAGCCCTGCTGCAGATCCGCGCTGTGAGGAAGAAGTCTGGAACTCTTTCCCCAGTCTCCTTTAGCCCTGTGCTAGCTCAGAACATGGACCACGATGAACACTCA AGCACAGACTCCGTTCCTCCTGGATTTGAGCCCATCTCGCTGCTGGAGGCGATGAATGGCCTGCGGCCCGTATCTCCAGGGATCCCCTCCGCCCCCCTCTATGATGAGATCAACTTCTCCGGCAGCGTAGGCGGGGATAGCAGGCCACACAGCCCTTCGGAGCTATCGGGGGACAGCGCTCTGCAGAAGGGCAAAGTCAGCAAGTCACCTGACAG cacTCTCCGGTCCCCATCCTCACCCAtccaggaggaggatgaagagaaactGTCGGAGCTGTCCGACGCCCAGCCTCACCCAACCCTGTCCAGCAGCCCAGTGCCCACAGAG GCCACTGCAACAGAGGATATCCCACTCCAGTCCATCACGCCTGACGATG AGGAAGGTCTGATGTCTGAACAGGAGATCTTACAAGACTGCAGCAGCGAGCACAGCAGCCTGACCAAGACGGATAGTGACCCTCCAGGAGACCTTTCCCTCCCAG CTCTAGGTCCTGAGGCCTGCTCTATTGGTATGGAAGAGTAA
- the LOC105907870 gene encoding UBA-like domain-containing protein 1: MDELKHQVMINQFVLTAGCAADQAKQLLQAAHWQFETALSTFFQETNIPYNHHQMMCTPTNTPATPPNFPDALAMFSRLKASESYSAGSPRGSMATSPPPQVNWAMSPPASSPQDLWTAPSQTAPLGWPAAVAQQASPEQMATMAMEAER, encoded by the exons ATGGACGAATTAAAACACCAGGTCATGATTAATCAGTTTGTTCTGACTGCTGGTTGTGCGGCAGACCAGGCAAAGCAGCTTTTACAAGCGGCACACTGGCAGTTCGAG ACTGCTCTCAGCACATTCTTTCAAGAAACGAATATACCGTACAACCACCATCAAATG ATGTGCACTCCAACAAACACGCCTGCGACGCCACCCAACTTCCCGGACGCGCTCGCCATGTTCTCGCGCCTCAAGGCCTCCGAGAGCTACTCCGCGGGCAGCCCCCGGGGGTCAATGGCGACCTCCCCGCCTCCTCAGGTCAACTGGGCCATGAGCCCCCCAGCCTCCAGCCCGCAGGACCTGTGGACCGCCCCCTCCCAGACGGCCCCGCTGGGCTGGCCTGCAGCCGTCGCCCAGCAAGCCTCTCCGGAGCAGATGGCCACCATGGCCATGGAGGCCGAGAGATGA